One stretch of Tepiditoga spiralis DNA includes these proteins:
- a CDS encoding ATP-binding protein → MKKLPIGVQDFKELITDYIYIDKTKYLYELITSGKFYFLSRPRRFGKSLTISTLYYLFKGEKDLFKGTYIYDKWEFKEYPVIRISLLDTTNDTEEELKDGLLRIIKREARKYGIKIESDHYKYAFDELIFELSRKERVVILVDEYEKPILDNINNKEKAERYREILRNFYVSIKSNDEYIKFVFMTGITKFTKTGVFSALNNLNDISLNKKYAQILGYTQEELERNFKEHIKETALEMNMKEKELLKNLKMYYNGFSFDGESSVYNPFSILRFFNERKFQNYWFESGSPSFLYEYIKGKKIRYEDLVKYPVSELDFSTREIEEANASIFFTQSGYLTFKGKEQYGMEYEYLLDYPNIEVKNSFSKIILEANYELERGKIKEINKTIWKAIREKDIEGIIKEIKRIISAIPYNLHKKEESYYHSLIYTILASTGLNVTAEELTNLGRSDIVIEEDTIYIMEIKIDKSAEKALNQIKEIKYYEKYKGKEIYIIGININSEKRNIDEYKIEKI, encoded by the coding sequence ATGAAAAAACTACCAATAGGAGTACAAGACTTTAAAGAATTAATAACAGATTATATATACATAGATAAAACAAAATATTTATATGAATTAATAACAAGTGGAAAATTTTATTTTTTATCACGCCCAAGAAGATTTGGAAAGAGTTTAACGATATCAACACTGTACTATCTATTTAAAGGAGAAAAAGACTTATTTAAAGGAACGTATATATATGATAAATGGGAGTTCAAAGAGTATCCAGTGATAAGAATAAGTTTATTGGATACAACAAATGATACAGAAGAAGAATTAAAAGATGGATTATTGAGAATAATAAAAAGAGAAGCAAGAAAGTATGGAATAAAAATAGAAAGTGACCATTATAAATATGCTTTTGATGAATTAATATTTGAACTATCAAGAAAAGAAAGAGTAGTAATATTAGTAGATGAATATGAAAAACCAATATTAGACAATATAAACAACAAAGAAAAAGCAGAAAGATATAGAGAAATATTGAGAAATTTTTATGTTAGTATAAAATCAAATGATGAATACATAAAGTTTGTATTCATGACAGGAATAACAAAGTTCACAAAAACAGGAGTATTTTCAGCATTGAACAACTTAAATGATATATCATTGAATAAAAAATACGCGCAGATATTGGGATACACACAAGAAGAGTTAGAAAGAAACTTTAAAGAACACATAAAAGAAACAGCACTTGAAATGAATATGAAAGAAAAAGAGTTATTAAAAAACTTAAAGATGTACTACAATGGATTTTCATTTGATGGAGAAAGTAGTGTATACAATCCATTTTCAATATTAAGATTTTTTAATGAAAGAAAGTTTCAAAACTATTGGTTTGAAAGTGGATCGCCATCATTTTTATATGAATACATAAAAGGGAAGAAGATAAGATATGAAGACTTAGTGAAGTATCCAGTGAGCGAACTCGATTTTTCAACACGAGAAATAGAAGAAGCAAATGCAAGTATATTCTTTACACAATCAGGATACTTAACCTTTAAAGGGAAAGAACAATATGGAATGGAATATGAATATTTATTAGATTATCCAAATATAGAAGTAAAGAATAGCTTTTCAAAGATAATATTAGAAGCGAACTATGAACTTGAAAGAGGAAAAATAAAAGAAATAAATAAAACGATATGGAAAGCAATAAGAGAAAAAGACATAGAAGGAATAATAAAAGAAATAAAAAGAATAATAAGTGCAATCCCATACAACTTACACAAAAAAGAAGAAAGCTACTATCATTCATTGATATACACAATACTCGCATCAACAGGACTAAACGTAACAGCAGAAGAATTAACGAACTTAGGAAGAAGCGATATAGTAATAGAGGAAGACACTATATACATAATGGAAATAAAGATAGATAAGAGTGCAGAAAAAGCCTTGAATCAAATAAAAGAAATAAAGTACTATGAAAAGTACAAAGGAAAAGAAATTTATATAATAGGAATAAATATAAACTCAGAAAAAAGAAACATAGACGAATACAAAATAGAAAAGATATAA
- a CDS encoding cobyric acid synthase translates to MGKPIMIVGTSSGAGKSLTVAAICRILTNKGFNVAPFKMQNMSLNSMVSIEGGEMSVAQYVQSIACKKPPSVVYNPILLKPENGKTYIIFKGEFVDKVKPGSYMMDKKMKYFNEGIKDLKKLLSENDYVIIEGAGSPVEINLKPYDITNMAVAKAVNADTIIVTDINRGGSFASIVGTMELLDENEKDLIKGFVFNKFFGSKDLLNDGFDYLEKRYGVKTLGVIPYFKHQIPEEDSMIEWEQKTGDLDIRIVKLPRISNFSDFMPLSWYNGIKYIDSANEVGGDILIIPGSKSTVEDLIWMKENGIYEKILNAHKNKTFIVGICGGFQMFSKKIFDNVESNKTVEGFGFIPYDTHFNEEKRSVNISGNVLFNNKKYEVSGYEIRHGETSIKENEFGTFDGKKSGYLSNKVLGTYLHGIFFNTKFTQEFLNYFRERKGLKHKDFSTISIDNEINNWANFVSKNINLEELL, encoded by the coding sequence ATGGGAAAACCAATAATGATTGTTGGAACATCTTCTGGAGCAGGAAAGTCTTTAACAGTTGCTGCTATTTGTAGAATATTAACAAATAAAGGATTTAATGTTGCACCATTTAAAATGCAAAACATGAGTTTAAACTCTATGGTCTCCATAGAAGGAGGAGAGATGAGTGTTGCACAGTATGTTCAATCAATAGCTTGTAAAAAACCACCTTCTGTTGTTTACAATCCAATATTATTAAAACCAGAAAATGGAAAAACATATATCATTTTCAAAGGTGAATTCGTAGATAAAGTAAAACCCGGATCTTACATGATGGATAAAAAAATGAAATACTTTAATGAGGGGATAAAAGATTTAAAAAAACTTTTAAGTGAAAATGATTATGTTATTATAGAGGGTGCTGGAAGTCCTGTTGAAATAAATTTAAAACCATATGACATAACAAATATGGCTGTTGCAAAAGCTGTAAATGCCGATACTATTATTGTTACCGATATAAATCGTGGTGGTTCTTTTGCATCAATAGTTGGAACAATGGAACTTTTAGATGAAAATGAAAAAGATTTAATAAAAGGATTTGTATTCAATAAATTCTTTGGAAGCAAAGATCTTTTAAACGATGGATTTGACTACTTAGAAAAAAGATATGGTGTAAAAACACTTGGAGTAATTCCATACTTTAAACATCAAATACCAGAAGAAGATTCAATGATTGAGTGGGAACAAAAAACTGGAGATTTGGATATAAGAATAGTAAAACTACCAAGAATATCTAATTTTTCTGATTTTATGCCATTATCTTGGTACAATGGTATTAAATACATTGACTCAGCCAATGAAGTTGGTGGAGATATTTTAATAATACCAGGAAGCAAAAGTACTGTTGAAGACTTAATTTGGATGAAAGAAAATGGAATTTATGAAAAAATTTTAAATGCTCATAAAAATAAAACCTTCATAGTTGGAATATGTGGTGGATTTCAAATGTTTAGTAAAAAAATATTTGATAATGTAGAAAGTAATAAAACAGTAGAAGGATTTGGATTCATTCCTTATGATACCCATTTTAATGAAGAAAAAAGATCTGTAAATATAAGTGGCAATGTTCTTTTTAATAACAAAAAATATGAAGTTAGTGGATATGAGATAAGACACGGAGAAACTTCAATAAAGGAAAATGAATTTGGAACTTTTGATGGTAAAAAGAGTGGATATTTAAGCAATAAAGTATTGGGTACATACTTACATGGAATATTTTTTAATACTAAATTTACTCAAGAATTCTTAAATTATTTTAGAGAAAGAAAAGGATTAAAACATAAAGATTTTTCTACAATTTCAATAGACAATGAAATAAATAATTGGGCTAATTTTGTAAGTAAAAATATTAATTTGGAGGAATTACTTTGA
- a CDS encoding FMN-binding protein encodes MKKDGKIYTIFFTFIVTFIFVFVLSLANDFTKNKVEKNKELFKIKSILNAMNIDYKDSEDAYKKFKNEIIVSKKNKAIIYKNKSENILAIEFNGNGLWGNINGIISVNKDLTRIIGIDFISHSETPGLGGRIDEEWFKEQFRAEKIINGKILMKVGGNGDKNKENGSFDSITGATRTSQSVEKIINDNLKTLSNILGVDKK; translated from the coding sequence ATGAAAAAAGATGGAAAAATTTATACTATATTTTTTACCTTTATTGTAACTTTTATATTTGTCTTCGTACTATCATTAGCAAATGATTTTACAAAAAACAAAGTTGAAAAAAATAAAGAATTATTTAAAATAAAATCTATATTAAATGCAATGAATATTGATTATAAAGATTCAGAAGATGCTTATAAAAAATTTAAAAATGAAATAATAGTGAGCAAAAAAAACAAAGCTATTATTTATAAAAACAAATCTGAAAATATTCTTGCTATTGAATTTAATGGTAATGGCTTGTGGGGAAATATAAATGGAATAATTTCAGTTAATAAAGATTTAACAAGAATTATAGGAATAGATTTTATTTCTCACAGTGAAACACCTGGACTTGGTGGAAGAATAGATGAAGAATGGTTTAAAGAACAATTTAGAGCAGAAAAAATAATTAATGGAAAGATACTGATGAAAGTTGGAGGAAATGGAGATAAAAACAAAGAAAATGGATCTTTTGATTCTATAACAGGAGCAACAAGAACATCTCAATCAGTAGAAAAAATAATTAATGATAATTTAAAAACACTCTCTAACATACTGGGGGTAGATAAAAAATGA
- a CDS encoding aminotransferase class I/II-fold pyridoxal phosphate-dependent enzyme: MHNFENVKHGGNVPLSWIDFSISVNPYKPNFLNSILNNSEKYVDKYLYYEELEEKLSNKLNVNAKLTAGTTESLYLLFSVFKGNLHIKDTSYGEYERVAKIFNKKIYKSKDPLKTLKKNDLIILNNPENPTGKYYSKDYVKDFIHKVLKKGGIPIIDDAFMDFVENIEDNWETTHTYENTIHLRTYTKSYGLPGIRVGYFIDPYNKMKKVKMPWSLGAIGVSFMEEILKDNRKFLKSSMKLIHMERKKFIQKLNIKTDVNFFLFKTKNKRSLIEKLSKNKMMIRDCTSFGLNNTVRIAIRTEEENIKLIDILLKSSV, encoded by the coding sequence TTGCACAACTTTGAAAATGTTAAACATGGAGGAAATGTTCCACTTTCGTGGATTGATTTTTCAATATCTGTAAACCCTTACAAACCAAATTTTTTAAATAGTATTTTGAACAATTCTGAAAAATATGTTGATAAGTATTTATATTACGAAGAATTAGAAGAAAAACTTTCTAATAAACTCAATGTCAACGCAAAACTCACAGCAGGAACAACTGAAAGTTTGTATCTTTTATTTTCTGTATTTAAAGGAAATTTACATATAAAAGATACATCTTATGGGGAATATGAAAGAGTTGCAAAAATATTCAATAAAAAAATTTATAAGTCAAAAGACCCATTAAAAACATTGAAAAAAAACGATTTAATAATTTTAAACAATCCTGAAAACCCAACAGGAAAGTATTATTCAAAAGATTATGTAAAAGATTTTATACATAAAGTTTTAAAAAAAGGTGGCATACCAATAATAGATGATGCTTTTATGGATTTTGTAGAAAATATAGAAGATAATTGGGAAACCACACACACCTATGAAAATACTATACATTTAAGAACATACACAAAATCATATGGACTACCTGGAATAAGAGTTGGATACTTTATAGATCCATACAATAAAATGAAAAAAGTAAAAATGCCTTGGTCTTTAGGAGCTATCGGTGTTTCTTTTATGGAAGAAATTTTAAAAGATAATAGAAAATTTTTGAAAAGTTCCATGAAATTAATACACATGGAAAGAAAAAAATTTATTCAAAAGTTAAATATAAAAACAGATGTAAACTTTTTTTTATTTAAAACAAAAAATAAGAGAAGTTTAATAGAAAAACTATCTAAAAATAAAATGATGATACGAGATTGTACCTCATTTGGATTAAATAACACAGTTAGAATAGCAATAAGAACTGAAGAAGAAAATATAAAATTAATAGATATTTTATTAAAAAGTAGTGTGTAA
- a CDS encoding NADH:ubiquinone reductase (Na(+)-transporting) subunit F, translating to MNILTAPIIVAVLSAILATIIVIIDGIVNNYGEVTININGKKDLKVKGGSKLLTTLSEQKIFIPSACGGRGSCGMCKVKVISDVGPILPTEAPLLSKEEISKNIRLSCQIKIKSDIKIEIPEELFSVKKYKGKIVSIKDVTHDIKEVRIELPEEIEFKAGQYAQLIIPPYDKIKESVQRAYSIASKPSEKNIVEFLIRLVPKGIATTYVHTKLKENQNIDLIGPFGDFYVRETNADMICVAGGSGMAPIKSIIYDMYEKNIKDRNIWYFFGARSLKDLFYLEELRKIEKELPNFHFIPALSEPSPEDNWKGEVGLITDVLNKYLKENQNHKEGYLCGSPGMINACVNVMTKNGIKQEEIYYDNFA from the coding sequence ATGAATATATTAACAGCACCTATTATTGTTGCCGTTCTAAGCGCAATTTTAGCTACTATTATAGTAATAATTGATGGAATAGTAAATAATTATGGCGAAGTAACCATAAACATAAATGGAAAAAAAGATCTTAAAGTAAAAGGCGGTTCTAAACTTTTAACAACTTTATCAGAACAAAAAATATTTATTCCATCAGCATGTGGTGGAAGAGGTAGCTGTGGAATGTGCAAGGTTAAAGTTATATCAGATGTTGGACCAATTTTACCAACAGAAGCACCACTATTGAGTAAAGAAGAAATAAGTAAAAATATAAGACTTTCTTGCCAAATAAAAATAAAATCAGATATAAAAATAGAAATACCTGAAGAATTATTTTCTGTAAAAAAATATAAGGGAAAAATCGTGTCAATTAAAGATGTTACTCATGATATAAAAGAAGTTAGAATTGAATTACCAGAAGAAATAGAATTTAAAGCTGGTCAATATGCACAATTAATAATTCCACCTTATGACAAAATAAAAGAAAGTGTTCAAAGAGCTTATTCAATAGCTTCAAAACCATCTGAAAAGAATATAGTAGAGTTTTTAATAAGATTAGTTCCAAAAGGAATAGCAACAACTTACGTTCATACCAAACTAAAAGAAAATCAAAATATTGATTTAATAGGACCATTTGGAGACTTTTATGTTAGAGAAACAAATGCTGATATGATATGTGTTGCTGGTGGATCAGGAATGGCACCAATAAAATCAATAATATATGATATGTATGAAAAGAATATAAAAGATAGAAACATATGGTACTTTTTTGGTGCAAGAAGCTTAAAAGATTTATTTTATTTAGAAGAATTAAGAAAAATAGAAAAAGAATTACCTAATTTTCATTTCATTCCTGCATTATCTGAACCATCACCCGAGGATAATTGGAAAGGTGAAGTAGGATTAATAACAGATGTTTTAAATAAATATTTAAAAGAAAATCAAAATCATAAAGAAGGATATTTGTGCGGAAGCCCTGGAATGATAAATGCTTGTGTAAATGTAATGACTAAAAATGGTATAAAGCAAGAAGAAATTTATTATGATAACTTTGCTTAG
- the cbiB gene encoding adenosylcobinamide-phosphate synthase CbiB, with amino-acid sequence MISFIAAIFLDILFGEPKPFFHPVVWCGTLTNFIDKKLKHNILNGVLLVSIVLIFSQLLVYFVNILPLIFSIILSIFFIKSSFSISSLYEHVKKCDTDDIKKLKHSVSMIVSRDTSSLKKEELYSAAIETLAENFVDGVVSPFFYYLLFGLNGIIFQRFSNTMDAMIGYHNEKYEKFGKFAARLDDVLNYIPARLSIFFFFLFNPKGVLNSVKKYGGIKLNGTWSMAAMAGLLNIKLEKKGFYSINPNKNFPNRLDLKKALTYYIFISLIIILMEVLLLCTTLKMLNMEEMFHFRGLIFQYL; translated from the coding sequence TTGATTTCTTTTATAGCAGCCATTTTTTTAGATATTTTATTTGGAGAACCCAAACCGTTTTTTCATCCAGTTGTATGGTGTGGTACTTTAACTAATTTTATTGATAAAAAATTAAAACACAACATATTAAATGGAGTTTTATTGGTGAGTATAGTATTGATTTTTTCACAATTATTAGTATATTTTGTTAATATTCTTCCATTAATATTCTCAATTATCTTATCTATATTTTTTATAAAATCATCATTTTCTATTTCAAGTCTTTATGAACACGTCAAAAAATGTGATACAGATGATATTAAGAAATTAAAGCATTCAGTTTCTATGATAGTTAGCAGAGATACAAGCAGTTTAAAAAAAGAAGAACTTTATTCTGCTGCAATAGAAACACTTGCTGAAAATTTTGTTGATGGTGTTGTATCTCCATTTTTTTATTACCTTTTATTTGGTTTAAATGGAATAATTTTTCAAAGATTTTCAAATACAATGGATGCAATGATAGGATATCATAATGAAAAATATGAAAAATTTGGAAAATTTGCTGCAAGGCTCGATGATGTTTTAAATTATATACCCGCAAGACTGAGTATTTTTTTCTTTTTTCTTTTTAATCCTAAAGGAGTACTGAATAGCGTAAAAAAATATGGTGGAATAAAATTAAATGGAACTTGGTCAATGGCTGCAATGGCAGGATTATTAAATATTAAACTTGAAAAAAAAGGTTTTTATTCTATAAATCCTAACAAAAATTTTCCAAATAGGCTAGATTTAAAAAAAGCATTGACTTATTATATCTTTATTAGTTTAATAATTATTTTGATGGAGGTACTATTACTTTGCACAACTTTGAAAATGTTAAACATGGAGGAAATGTTCCACTTTCGTGGATTGATTTTTCAATATCTGTAA
- a CDS encoding ferritin family protein translates to MKGIVGILNYALSKEIEGRNFYKEKSEKVKTKELKEVFTDLGEMEASHVEFIKNLISNYEKNNSLDIEVPEEDDSIFFKREKIDTITGKAEDLALDLTVLKMGYLIEEDFMNFYKNASEKIEDLEAKNVFNMLSKWEKVHRDVLYNLYKQLSDEYWDDMGFTPLY, encoded by the coding sequence ATGAAAGGAATAGTAGGAATTTTAAATTACGCTTTATCAAAAGAAATAGAAGGAAGGAATTTTTATAAAGAAAAATCAGAAAAAGTGAAAACAAAAGAACTCAAAGAAGTTTTTACTGATTTAGGAGAAATGGAAGCTTCACACGTTGAATTTATTAAAAATTTAATAAGTAACTATGAAAAAAATAATAGTTTAGATATTGAAGTTCCAGAAGAAGATGATAGTATTTTTTTTAAAAGAGAAAAAATAGATACAATTACAGGAAAAGCAGAAGATTTAGCACTTGATTTAACTGTTTTAAAGATGGGATATTTAATAGAAGAAGACTTTATGAACTTTTATAAAAATGCATCTGAAAAGATTGAAGATTTAGAAGCAAAAAATGTTTTTAATATGCTTTCAAAGTGGGAAAAAGTGCATAGAGACGTTTTGTATAATTTATATAAACAATTATCTGACGAATATTGGGATGATATGGGATTTACCCCCTTGTATTAA
- a CDS encoding NADH:ubiquinone reductase (Na(+)-transporting) subunit D, which translates to MSYGKVLKENLWSNNGVFVQILGICSTLAVTNNLTNTFIMTLGVVLVTGFSNFTVSSLKSFIPRKVRMIVQTLIIAFYVIIVDIILRAYLPEVSKSLGPYVGLIITNCIIMGRAEAFAQSNTPVISFWDGITAGLGYMYVLMTIAFFREILGFGTLFGIKILPDTFMKWTIMVMPPSAFFMLAIFIWIVKSKMLKEEVKK; encoded by the coding sequence ATGAGCTATGGAAAGGTTTTAAAAGAAAATCTTTGGAGTAACAATGGAGTTTTTGTTCAAATTTTAGGAATATGTTCTACTTTAGCAGTTACAAACAATCTTACAAATACTTTTATCATGACTCTTGGCGTAGTTTTGGTTACGGGATTTTCTAATTTTACAGTATCTTCCTTAAAATCATTCATTCCAAGAAAAGTTAGAATGATAGTTCAAACCTTAATTATAGCTTTTTATGTAATAATAGTAGATATAATTTTGAGAGCTTATTTACCAGAAGTTAGTAAGTCTTTAGGACCTTATGTTGGTTTGATTATAACAAACTGTATAATAATGGGAAGAGCAGAAGCTTTTGCTCAATCAAATACTCCTGTAATATCATTTTGGGATGGAATTACAGCGGGTCTCGGTTATATGTATGTTTTAATGACAATAGCTTTTTTTAGAGAAATTTTAGGTTTTGGAACACTGTTTGGCATAAAAATTTTGCCAGATACTTTTATGAAATGGACAATTATGGTAATGCCTCCAAGTGCATTTTTTATGTTAGCAATATTTATTTGGATAGTAAAAAGTAAAATGTTAAAAGAGGAGGTTAAAAAATGA
- a CDS encoding metal ABC transporter substrate-binding protein — MKKLILMIVLLFSMVAFSLNISTTIYPYYLVLKEIAPKDSINLIVEPGKSPHTYALTPKDMAKVYRSNIIIGNGLNAETFIEKLLSNLKKKNIEVLLCGDSIPKKELINVKNEGINPHIWLNPKFMYEYIIPNILEKLIILNPKEKNLYEKNSKKLIERLKKLDVYLLNLSNNINGSIYTFHPSFDYFAQRYGIKIAGIIETSPGVEPSAKQLKELSKNAKGVKAIFTEPQLNGKSARKISETLKINKGILDPIGSFEIKKIDELYINNMFEILKKVDFYEINKNKN, encoded by the coding sequence ATGAAAAAACTTATTTTAATGATTGTTTTATTATTTTCAATGGTTGCATTTTCTTTAAACATTTCAACAACTATCTATCCTTATTATCTTGTTTTAAAAGAAATAGCTCCAAAAGATAGTATAAATTTAATTGTAGAACCAGGAAAAAGTCCACATACTTATGCATTAACTCCAAAAGATATGGCTAAAGTTTATAGAAGTAATATTATAATCGGAAATGGTTTGAATGCGGAAACTTTTATTGAAAAATTATTATCTAATTTGAAGAAAAAAAATATTGAAGTTCTTTTATGTGGAGATTCAATACCTAAAAAAGAATTAATAAATGTTAAAAATGAAGGAATAAATCCTCATATTTGGTTGAATCCAAAGTTTATGTATGAATATATTATTCCAAATATTTTAGAGAAATTAATTATTTTAAATCCTAAAGAAAAAAATCTTTACGAAAAAAATTCAAAAAAATTAATTGAAAGATTGAAAAAATTAGATGTATATCTTTTAAATTTATCCAACAATATAAATGGTTCAATATATACATTTCATCCATCTTTTGATTATTTTGCACAAAGATATGGTATAAAAATTGCAGGAATAATAGAAACTTCACCTGGTGTAGAACCTTCAGCAAAACAATTAAAGGAGTTATCTAAAAATGCTAAAGGTGTAAAGGCCATTTTTACTGAACCACAATTAAATGGAAAGTCAGCAAGAAAGATATCAGAAACTTTAAAAATTAATAAAGGTATTCTTGATCCAATAGGAAGTTTTGAAATAAAAAAAATAGATGAGCTTTATATAAATAATATGTTTGAAATTTTAAAAAAGGTTGATTTTTATGAAATTAACAAAAATAAGAATTGA
- a CDS encoding RnfABCDGE type electron transport complex subunit D, with translation MMRKVIYSLIPIYLFSFYLYGLDLIRLSIFVFGFGIFTEYIMERKKKKKVSEAILVTNLLFVLSLPPKTPLWIASIGIVFGVLFAKEVYGGFGRNIFNPAIAGRLFIYIAFAGVMTSGWAELGFFNDVVTTATPLDLLRNGQNISLYKLFFGFRAGSMGEGSILLILLAAIYLIKTKTASWRIITSTFLSGLVLTSILFFIGIKSALPPISGLMSGSFMFVTIFMATDPITAPKKAKAQWFYGFIIGITAVLVRTFSLFSEGTSFGILMGNTFASLLDEYAKKVKS, from the coding sequence ATGATGAGAAAGGTTATTTATTCACTTATTCCAATTTATCTTTTTTCTTTTTATTTGTATGGATTAGATTTAATAAGACTTTCAATCTTTGTGTTTGGTTTTGGAATTTTTACTGAATACATAATGGAAAGAAAAAAGAAGAAAAAAGTAAGTGAAGCTATTTTAGTTACAAATTTACTATTTGTATTATCATTACCACCTAAAACTCCATTGTGGATAGCATCAATCGGTATCGTTTTTGGAGTTTTGTTTGCAAAAGAAGTTTATGGCGGTTTTGGAAGAAATATATTCAATCCAGCAATAGCAGGAAGGTTGTTTATATACATAGCTTTTGCAGGAGTAATGACGAGTGGTTGGGCAGAACTAGGATTTTTTAATGATGTAGTAACGACTGCCACTCCTTTAGATCTTTTAAGAAATGGACAAAATATATCTTTATATAAGTTATTTTTTGGTTTTAGAGCTGGATCTATGGGTGAAGGATCAATACTTTTAATTTTATTAGCAGCAATTTACTTAATAAAAACCAAAACTGCAAGTTGGAGAATAATAACTTCTACTTTTTTGAGCGGATTAGTGTTGACTTCAATACTATTTTTTATTGGTATAAAATCAGCATTACCTCCAATAAGTGGATTGATGTCTGGTAGTTTTATGTTTGTTACTATTTTTATGGCTACCGATCCAATAACTGCACCCAAAAAAGCAAAAGCACAATGGTTTTATGGTTTTATAATAGGAATTACTGCTGTTTTAGTAAGAACTTTTTCTCTTTTTTCAGAAGGAACAAGTTTTGGAATTTTAATGGGAAATACTTTTGCTTCTTTATTAGATGAATATGCCAAGAAGGTGAAATCATGA
- a CDS encoding electron transport complex protein RnfA, translated as MIPNINPFILFFAAIFTSNILLANFLGMCSFISVSKDEKSSNGLGIAVTFVMTITTTINWFVYKYILVPFKLEYLKYIVFIIVIAAIVQILEMLIERVSINLYMALGIFLPLITVNCAILGVALFMQLRNYSLIQTIFYGTGSGLGWWLAIVLLSSIRKKVDKAPVPPALKGPGITLITIGFMAMAFIGFSGMLNVQ; from the coding sequence ATGATACCAAATATAAACCCTTTTATACTATTTTTCGCTGCTATTTTTACAAGTAATATATTGTTGGCAAACTTTCTTGGTATGTGTTCTTTTATTTCTGTATCCAAAGATGAAAAATCTTCAAATGGATTAGGAATAGCTGTTACCTTTGTTATGACAATAACAACAACTATAAATTGGTTTGTTTATAAGTATATTTTAGTTCCTTTCAAATTAGAATATCTAAAGTACATAGTTTTTATAATAGTTATAGCTGCAATCGTTCAAATATTAGAAATGTTAATCGAAAGAGTATCCATAAACTTATATATGGCACTTGGAATTTTTTTACCTTTAATAACTGTTAATTGTGCTATTCTTGGTGTTGCACTTTTTATGCAATTGAGAAATTATTCATTGATACAAACTATATTTTATGGAACAGGATCTGGCTTAGGGTGGTGGTTAGCAATAGTATTACTTTCATCAATTAGAAAAAAAGTTGATAAAGCACCTGTTCCACCAGCATTAAAAGGACCTGGTATAACTTTAATTACTATAGGATTTATGGCTATGGCATTCATTGGATTTTCAGGTATGCTAAATGTACAGTGA
- a CDS encoding Fur family transcriptional regulator, with translation MKLTKIRIELLNIFKNLNYPLSAEQIYEKVHERCNLSTIYRNLSYFEDKKIIRSMVFSDKIKYYYSGVGHFHFVYCNVCKNFEKINLCYEKEFENYLKNTLEFSVSDHVLYFEGVCKKCKNQKKL, from the coding sequence ATGAAATTAACAAAAATAAGAATTGAACTTTTAAATATATTTAAAAATTTAAATTATCCATTGAGTGCAGAACAAATATATGAAAAAGTACATGAAAGGTGTAATCTTTCTACAATTTATAGAAATTTATCTTATTTTGAAGATAAAAAAATAATACGTTCAATGGTTTTTTCGGATAAGATTAAATATTATTACTCTGGAGTTGGACATTTTCATTTTGTATATTGCAATGTTTGTAAAAATTTTGAAAAAATAAATTTATGTTATGAAAAAGAGTTTGAAAATTATTTAAAAAATACACTTGAATTTTCAGTAAGTGATCATGTTCTGTACTTTGAAGGAGTGTGTAAAAAATGCAAAAATCAAAAAAAATTGTAA